TTGACCCTTTTCATCAGCGGTCACTTCTACCATGGTAGTTTCAAAACGTTCGCCCAGCAGACCTCGCATGTCAGCGTAGACAGATGCTGCGGAACGAACTTTCGCACCAGAAGCTGGGCTACCATCCGGTTTGAGAACCTGTCCTCGAACCTGAACTGTTTTGGACTCAACAGGCTCTTCCACGATCAGCTCGTCATTGACCTGCGCGGTTGCAACCGTGACGGTGCCGACATAGATCGCTGCCAACAAGCTGGCAGCCGAAACCAAGACAAACGCCCATCCGCGTTTGCTCACCAAAGTTTGTTTGTCTCGAGTTTCATCGAGTAGCCCCGCCACACGTTGTTCTAATTTCCAGTGTGACGTGAAAAAGCCCACGCTGCCGGGGACTGTTTTTGGCTGCTGGACAAGTTGGGCGAACGACAGCAGTGCGCGGCTATAGATCGGGGCGGCGGTGGTTGCCAGCACGAAGTTGTCGCAGACCTCTTCGCGGGCTCTGGCGAGTTCACAGTTGAGCTTCCCTACCAGCGGATGCGGCCAGTAGATCGCCGCGACAATGTTTTGCAACAAGACGACGATTTGGTCCCGCCGGACGACGTGAGCGACTTCATGAACCAGGACGTCGGCAAGTTCGATTGGGCTTGAGTCGTCGATCAAACGCTTGGGAAGGACGACGGAACCAGTCAATATTCCTGCAGCGAACGGGCAGGTGACTTCATCCGAAGCAAGCAGACGTGGAGTGCGTTCTTCATGGCAACCGGCCAGTGCACAGGCTTTCGTGAACATCGCAACGTAGTCAGGGGCGTCGATAAGCCCCGCTCGTTGTAGGATCCCCGCGAGTCGGATCCATCCAGTCGCCATCCGTACTAGCAGCACCGTTGCTCCCAATGCCCAAATCACCGTGGCGGCGGTCGTGGTGATCTTCAGTAGCTGCATGAGGGAGCCAAAGTCTACGGTTGAGGCAGCGGATGGTTTCGTAGGAACATCGGCGACGCTCGTTGGCTCGCTCGTGATGGACGCATTGGCAGCATCGTCTGCGTGGTTCGCATCCGGGACCGGTGGCGTGATGAATGCATTGACCTTCTGTGTTGGCAAACGTTGCATCGGCGACTCGCGTGCCCGCGTTAGCTGCTCGCCTGCGGCAGATGCTATCGTTGGAACGTTTTCATTTGGCAAGGCAAGCGTCAGCCAGCCACCTCCTTTGCATTGAACGAGTGCCGAGACCGCGGGGCTGGCCAACACCAACAGCAGACCGCAACTCAGAATCCAATATCGCATAGCGGCTCGTTTGCGAAACAACATCGCGACGCACAACAAAATCGCTGTCAAAACGGTCGAGTGAATCAGTACATTGATCACCCACAGAACCAGTTGATCAGAGAGCGTGTTCATGATTGATCTCCGCGTTTTGTGCCCGATGTACGATTGGCTTTGTTGAACGATTTTGTCTCTGCCGTGTCGATCATTTTGCGAATGCGATCGGCTTCATCGGTCGTCAGACCACGATATTCCATGAGGGCCGTGACCATCTCTTCAGGCGAACCGGCGAAGAGTCGATCCACCATCTGAGCAACCTTCGCCCCGAGGGACGCGGTGCGAGGTCGATTGGCCGAGTACCAGAACGTTCGCCCTTCTACCCGGTGTTTCAGCCAACCGCGCTCTTCCAGGCGGACGATCATCGTTTGAATCGTGTTGCGAGCAACCTCGCGTTGCTTGCGGAGTTCGTCTCTGACCTGGGTGACGGTGACCTCCTCTTCGTCCCAAACGACCTCCATGATTTCTCGTTGCGCCTTCGTCAGCGGTGTGTAGTCCTGCTTTGCCATATCGCGTTTCCTTCGAAAGAACTGGTTGCCTACTCCGTGTAGGCATTGTTGCCGACAAGACGTAGGCAAGTCAAGTTTTTTCTTAAGAATGTTTTGCGACGCCGATTGGTTGCCGTTGTCTTCCGACCCAGGTCTAGTTGTTTAGACGAG
This genomic window from Rhodopirellula halodulae contains:
- a CDS encoding M56 family metallopeptidase, with the protein product MNTLSDQLVLWVINVLIHSTVLTAILLCVAMLFRKRAAMRYWILSCGLLLVLASPAVSALVQCKGGGWLTLALPNENVPTIASAAGEQLTRARESPMQRLPTQKVNAFITPPVPDANHADDAANASITSEPTSVADVPTKPSAASTVDFGSLMQLLKITTTAATVIWALGATVLLVRMATGWIRLAGILQRAGLIDAPDYVAMFTKACALAGCHEERTPRLLASDEVTCPFAAGILTGSVVLPKRLIDDSSPIELADVLVHEVAHVVRRDQIVVLLQNIVAAIYWPHPLVGKLNCELARAREEVCDNFVLATTAAPIYSRALLSFAQLVQQPKTVPGSVGFFTSHWKLEQRVAGLLDETRDKQTLVSKRGWAFVLVSAASLLAAIYVGTVTVATAQVNDELIVEEPVESKTVQVRGQVLKPDGSPASGAKVRSAASVYADMRGLLGERFETTMVEVTADEKGQFEISVDTQPYGDLPVLGTKWEDHWKYTVISATLPGFAGQFTKFIEVEESDAITLQLVEDTTIRGRIIGLEGQPISGVTVNLEAIWVPREGNLDAWLSAVENGEPAWTAVNYLSLQCEPRMLGVPETVTSDENGEFEINGVGRERCMKMHAHGNGIAFDHFEVVSRSIDPLPWEETGSTDSPTTVYGARFTLTGRPSQTVTGTVTDAETGSPLAGVDVAISKISGENIVKRWLLPTKTNEQGVFQISEMPKGNGNQLMVRPTDNQPYFMREIDVPDSDGMAPIAIDIQLHRGIWIEGNVVDKQSREPVVGARVHYLPLLTNKFADELPEFDRGYVDGQQDRYQTDAEGKFRLVGLPGPAVIGVESIHQSFQSGVGYNELTVPRDSKSKWMQTYSNPIVPGPKWPDSMIQIEPDEGTKKIQLDIELVPVP
- a CDS encoding BlaI/MecI/CopY family transcriptional regulator; this encodes MAKQDYTPLTKAQREIMEVVWDEEEVTVTQVRDELRKQREVARNTIQTMIVRLEERGWLKHRVEGRTFWYSANRPRTASLGAKVAQMVDRLFAGSPEEMVTALMEYRGLTTDEADRIRKMIDTAETKSFNKANRTSGTKRGDQS